In Sneathia sanguinegens, the sequence TAGAAATTTATCTATATCCAGCAAAGGTTCAAGGAATAGGTGCAGAAAAAACAATAGTTAAGGGTATAGAGTTTTTTAATAAACATCCAGAATTAGGTGTAGAATGTTTGATAATAGGTAGAGGTGGTGGAAGTATTGAAGATTTGTGGTCCTTTAATACTGAAGAAGTTGTTGAAGCAATTTATGCTTCAGCTTTACCAATAATTTCTGCTGTTGGGCATGAGGCAGATGTGCTTTTATCAGATTTGGTAGCAGATGTAAGAGCTTCAACTCCTACACATTCAGCACATTGTTTGATACCAATAAGAAAAGAAATAGAAGATCAATTTATGCAATATAGAGAAAAAATGAAGAATTTATTAAATAAAAAAATAGAATTAATGAAAACCAAATTAGAATATATAAAAGATAAATTGAACTATGATAAATTTTATAAAAATGTTATTTTAGAAAAATATCAAAAATTAGATTATATAAATGAAAAATTAGATAATAATATTAAATTAAAATTGAAAGATAAAAAAAATATTTTGTTAAATAAGGCAAGTTTGTTAGAAAAATATAATATAGATAATATTTTTGATAGAGGTTTTACTATAAGCTATATAGATGATACTTTGATAAAAGATGTCAATATTACAAAAGGAAAGTTAATGAAAACAATATCAAAAGATAAAATAATATTAAGTGAGGTGAAATAATGTATAAAAGAGAAGGATATATTTCATGGGATGAATATTTTATGGGCTTAGCTTTTTTATCAGCAATGAGAAGTAAAGATCCATCTACACAAGTAGGAGCTTGTATAGTTAAAGATACGAAAATAATTGGAATAGGATACAATGGTTTTCCAAAAGGAAGTAATGATGATGACTTATCTTGGGGAAAAACAGGGGATATACTTTATACGAAGTATCCTTATGTTGTTCATGCAGAATTGAATGCTATTTTAAATAGTATTAATAATTTAAAAGGAAGTACACTTTATGTTACTCATTATCCTTGTAATGAATGTGCAAAGGCTATTGCACAATCAGGTATTTCAAAGGTAGTATTTTATTCTGATAAACATAAACATCATGAATTAACAAAAGCATCAACAACTATATTAACAAATGCAGGAATAAAGATAGAAAAGTATAAAGACAGAGAAAAAGAAATAAATATTTGTTTCAAAGATTAAATAAAGCTTGTTACTTTTATTAAATTAATTTATATGGTATAATTTTATTATTAAATAATATGGAGGAACTAGAATGTTTGAAATTAAGTTACCAGATGGAAGTGTAAGAAACTGCGATAAAGAAATAACTGTACTAGATTTTGCTAAAAATTTATCAATAAGTTTGGCAAAAAAAACAGTTGGTGCAATATTTAACAATGTACAAGTAGATGTAACTTATACGATGAAAGAAGCTGGAGAACTGAAATTAATAACGATAGATAGCGAATTAGGTACAAATATTTTAAGACATAGTACAACACATATTATGGCACAAGCTGTTAAAAGATTGTATCCTAATACTAAATTAGCTATAGGACCAGTTATAGAAAATGGATTTTACTATGATTTTGATCCAGAAAAACCCTTTACAGATGAAGATTTGGTAGCCATAGAAAAGGAAATGAATAAAATAATAAAGGCTAATTACAAATTTCAAAGACATGAGTATAGTGTTAAAGAATTAATTGATAAATATGAAAAAGAAGGGGAAATTTACAAGGTTGAAATATTAAAAGGACTGGATTCAGATAAAGCAAGTGCATATACACAAGGAGAATTTTTTGATCTATGTAGAGGAACTCATTTACCTTCAACATCTTATGTAAAAGCATTTAAATTAATGAGTAAAGCTGGAGCATATTGGAGAGGAAACTCTGATAATAAGATGTTACAAAGAATATATGGAATAGCTTTCCCAACAAAGGAACAATTAGATGCACACTTGAAAATGTTAGAAGAAGCTGAAAAAAGAGACCATAGAAAATTAGGTAAACAATTAGGTTTGTTCTTTTTAGATGAACATGGACCAGGTTTCCCATTTTTCTTGCCAAAGGGTATGGATCTTTTC encodes:
- the xseA gene encoding exodeoxyribonuclease VII large subunit; its protein translation is MEIYTVSQINAIIKNYIENDEFFKYVCIEGEVSNITYQLKHMYMSIKDTSSKIRCACFSYKYNNIPLDLKEGDKIKVYGAINVYSYDATVQIIAKKVEKKNSIGELYQKLEELKKKYQMKGYFLESNKKSLPKYPRIIGVVTSDTGDAIQDIIRNVHNRDEKVEIYLYPAKVQGIGAEKTIVKGIEFFNKHPELGVECLIIGRGGGSIEDLWSFNTEEVVEAIYASALPIISAVGHEADVLLSDLVADVRASTPTHSAHCLIPIRKEIEDQFMQYREKMKNLLNKKIELMKTKLEYIKDKLNYDKFYKNVILEKYQKLDYINEKLDNNIKLKLKDKKNILLNKASLLEKYNIDNIFDRGFTISYIDDTLIKDVNITKGKLMKTISKDKIILSEVK
- a CDS encoding deoxycytidylate deaminase; the protein is MYKREGYISWDEYFMGLAFLSAMRSKDPSTQVGACIVKDTKIIGIGYNGFPKGSNDDDLSWGKTGDILYTKYPYVVHAELNAILNSINNLKGSTLYVTHYPCNECAKAIAQSGISKVVFYSDKHKHHELTKASTTILTNAGIKIEKYKDREKEINICFKD